GCCTGGCGGGCCTCTTGCGCGATCGGTACGGGGGGTCGCCGCCGTGACCACGCTGATCGCCGTCGCGGGGAAAGGAGGGGTCGGGAAGACCACGTTCGCGGCGCTTCTCGTGCGCGCCCTCGTGGGGGCGAAAGCCCGCCCGGTCCTTGCGGTCGACGCGGACCCCAACGCGAACCTTCACCTCCTGCTCGGCTTCCCCCTCCCGCAGCCGCTGGGCACGCTCCGGGAAGATCTCCTGGCCGGGGAGAGCGGAAACCGATCCAAGGGGGAGATGCTCGAGGCGATGGTCCAGCGACGGGTCGCCGAGGGCGACGACGTCGACCTCGTCACGATGGGGCGGGGCGAGGGGCCCGGCTGCTATTGCTACGTCAACAGCCTGCTCCGTCAGTCCCTCTCCCGCCTCGCGGGGAACTACCGCGCGGTCGTCGTGGACAACGAAGCGGGAATGGAGCACCTGTCCCGGAGAAACCTGCGCACGATCGACCACCTGATCCTCGTCGCGGACCCGTCCCCGCGAGGGATGGGGGCGGCTCGCGCGATCGGGGACCTGGCCGTCCAGCTGGGGCTCCCCGTGGGAAAAACATGGCTCATGCGCAACCACCCGTTCGGGGGGCGGGAAGACGCAGGAACGCCGCGGGGAGAGATCCCCCTCCTGGCCGAGATGCCGTTCGACCCTTCGCTGCCGGCATGGGAGGAGGCGGGGAACTCCTTCCTCGGGATCCCTAGCACCTCCCCCGCGGTCGCAGCCGTCGAATCCGCCGTGAGGACGATGCTCCGGGGGGAGTTGGAGTGAGGATTCTCGTGTCCGTACAGGGGAAGTACGGGGAGCGGATCGCCTCCAACCTCCGGGAGAACGGGCCCGCCGGATGGGAGGTGGAGGTTCTCCCTCTGCCGGCGCGCCTCCCGGCGGTGATCGACGACCCTTCCGAATTTCTCCCCTCCCCGATGCCGCGGGCGGACCTGCTCGTCTCGCTCCACGAATCCCCCGGGGCGGCGGATCTCATCCCGGACATCGCGCAGGGGTGCGGGGCCAGGGCGGTGCTGGCGGCCGTGGACGACCAGACGGCGTGCCCACCGGGGCTGGTGAACCAGATCCGGAAGCGGCTTGACCGGATGGGGGTCGCGGTTTCGTTCCCTCGTCCCCTCTGCAGTTTCGAAGGAGGCCCCCACGAGCTGCTCGAGGCATTCGCCGAGCGGTTCGGTCACCCGATCCTGTCGATCAGGCGCGACGGCGACCGGGTGCTTTCCGTGGAGGTGCTGCGGGACGCCCCGTGCGGTTCTGCCCGGTTCGTCGCGTCGGTCCTTCCCGGCGCCCGGGTCCAGGAGGCGGGGGACACGGGTGCGTTGCGGCACCACCATCACCCGTGTCTCGCCTCGATGGAGATCGTACCCGACCTGAACGACACCCTCATGCACTTGTCCGGGTACATCGTCCGAGCGGCGATCCGGGCCGGGCTGAAGGAAAAGGAGCAACCCCCTTGCGCGACGGGGATTCCGGAAACGGATCCGCCCCGCCGGCATCGATAGGGATATGGAAAACGGCCCGAAAGTCACCTCGAACCAGCTGATCGCCGAGATGCACCGGACCGTGGACCGGCTCGCCGAGGACGGTGCGGACCGCGGGGACATCAAGATCCTTGCCCGGGCCCTGCGGGAGCTTCGGCACTCCTTCCGCGTCCTGTCGGAACACAAAGGCGTGCGCAAGGTCACGGTCTTCGGCTCCGCCCGCTCCCTTCCCGAGTCCCCTTCCTACCGCCAGGCGGTGGCGTTCGGCAGGGAGATGGCCGGGAAAGGATGGATGGTCATCACGGGGGGGGGCGAGGGGATCATGGAAGCCGCCCACGTCGGCGCGGGCCAGGACCTGGCGATGGGGATCAACATCCTCCTTCCCTTCGAGCACGGCCCCAACCGGATCATCGCAAGCGACCCCAAGCTCATCCACGTGAAATATTTCTTTACCCGCAAGCTCCTTTTCGTCAAGGAGTCCCAGGGGGTGGCGCTCTTTCCCGGGGGGTTCGGCACGCTCGACGAGGCATTCGAGGTCCTGACCCTTCTGCAGACCGGGAAGGGCATGCTGTTCCCGATCGTTCTTCTGGACGAGCCCGGGGGCAACTATTGGCGCATCTGGAGGGAATTCGTGGAAGGACATCTGCTCCGCCGGGGGC
The DNA window shown above is from Candidatus Deferrimicrobiaceae bacterium and carries:
- a CDS encoding AAA family ATPase: MTTLIAVAGKGGVGKTTFAALLVRALVGAKARPVLAVDADPNANLHLLLGFPLPQPLGTLREDLLAGESGNRSKGEMLEAMVQRRVAEGDDVDLVTMGRGEGPGCYCYVNSLLRQSLSRLAGNYRAVVVDNEAGMEHLSRRNLRTIDHLILVADPSPRGMGAARAIGDLAVQLGLPVGKTWLMRNHPFGGREDAGTPRGEIPLLAEMPFDPSLPAWEEAGNSFLGIPSTSPAVAAVESAVRTMLRGELE
- a CDS encoding DUF166 family protein — its product is MRILVSVQGKYGERIASNLRENGPAGWEVEVLPLPARLPAVIDDPSEFLPSPMPRADLLVSLHESPGAADLIPDIAQGCGARAVLAAVDDQTACPPGLVNQIRKRLDRMGVAVSFPRPLCSFEGGPHELLEAFAERFGHPILSIRRDGDRVLSVEVLRDAPCGSARFVASVLPGARVQEAGDTGALRHHHHPCLASMEIVPDLNDTLMHLSGYIVRAAIRAGLKEKEQPPCATGIPETDPPRRHR
- a CDS encoding TIGR00730 family Rossman fold protein; amino-acid sequence: MENGPKVTSNQLIAEMHRTVDRLAEDGADRGDIKILARALRELRHSFRVLSEHKGVRKVTVFGSARSLPESPSYRQAVAFGREMAGKGWMVITGGGEGIMEAAHVGAGQDLAMGINILLPFEHGPNRIIASDPKLIHVKYFFTRKLLFVKESQGVALFPGGFGTLDEAFEVLTLLQTGKGMLFPIVLLDEPGGNYWRIWREFVEGHLLRRGLISPEDLSLFRVTDTVEEAVEEILGFYRNYHSMRYVGKELVIRISRPLPRHAQSRVRRDFSDLLAAGSFRTGSSLPDEENEPHLAALPRLIFRFNRKHFGRLRMLIDFLNREVD